A region of Neovison vison isolate M4711 chromosome 7, ASM_NN_V1, whole genome shotgun sequence DNA encodes the following proteins:
- the LOC122913025 gene encoding testis-expressed protein 54-like, giving the protein MGCCQDKDFQTSDEPAKETESEEGEGFEGIGEDPQDRGNRKSNESLLITVLWRRLSLFSRRGSVKRQSAQNPKLGLQKSNREGILEEPEKG; this is encoded by the exons ATGGGCTGCTGCCAAGACAAGGACTTTCAGACCTCCGATGAGCCGGCCAAGGAGACCGAGTCGGAGGAAGGCGAAG GCTTCGAAGGGATCGGTGAGGACCCGCAGGACCGCGGGAATCGGAAGTCGAATGAAAGCCTTTTGATCACCGTGCTGTGGCGGCGGCTATCCCTGTTCAGCCGTCGGGGGTCAGTCAAGAGGCAGTCAGCCCAGAATCCTAAGCTGGGGTTACAGAAGAGCAACCGGGAGGGGATCCTGGAGGAGCCGGAGAAGGGGTGA